Within Butyrivibrio fibrisolvens, the genomic segment ACCTGCCTGTGCATGCTCATCCATGTAGTTGAACTGTATCTGGCAGAAATCCCAGTCATAGGCATCAAGTAACTCTTTGAAAGCAATGGTTCCTCCGTGAAAAGAAAAACCTATATTCCTTATCTGTCCCGATTGTTTCTTCTCATTGATAAAATCAATAATCCCCATACCACGTAAACGCATCCATGTATTGGCATCATTGAGCATATGCATGAGGTAGTAGTCGATATGATCTGTCTGAAGGCGTTCTAACTCTTCCGCAAAATACTTTTCAAAATCCTCAGACTTTTTGAGAAGATAATGAGGAAGCTTAGTAGCTATATAAACCTTGTCTCTTATGTCATACTTTTTCAAAAACTTACCAAGACATACTTCACTTCCGGGATATATATAAGCCGTATCATAATAATTGACGCCATTTTGAAAAGCTTCATAAAGCTCCTGCTCTGCCTTCTCCTGATCTATGCCACTACCTTTTTTGGTAAATCGCATACACCCGTACCCAAGGACTGAAAGCTTATCACCTGATCTGTTACTGACTCTGTATTGCATAGTCAACCTCCCTTTATATTACATATACAAACTTCGCACTTGCCAAATATACGCCACCATTTGCGACAGCATCAATGCGGACAGTTTATAATACATTTTCGTATCTTGAATTTATAACACCTTCAAAAGATACGAAAATGTATTATAAACTGTCCGCATTGAAGCTACCGCAAATGGTGGCGTATATTTGGCAAGTGCGAAGTTTGATTTATATATATATATTCCGCCTATATATATAATAAAAAAGAAGGAATAAATTTTCAACAACTATATTGCATGCTATCCATATTGCTTAATAAGGTGTACTCAATACGAAGCCCTCTGTCAGTATCATTAACAGTTCAGGCCTAATCTCCTCATCATCGTCTTAATTTGACAAAAAACTTTAACTATTTTATAGTCCCATCTTTGACAGTTTGAGAGAAGAAAAAAGTCTCGCATCCCTGATAAAAAAGGCGGTTGCGAGACTTTCTTCTTCGTTTTGAAGTATAGTAATTTCTATCTCCTTTTGCTTTTTTTCTGAATTGTTTTCATCTGGCTCTTGGTGATGAATTCATAGTCTGTGCGAAAGCCACAGACTTCATGGAGATTATCGGTAAGTTTTGTCCTCTGATATGTCGGAATAAAGCCTTGCTCTTTTATTCCTGCGAAGTTCATTTCTTTGAGAGTTCTGAGTATATCGTCGCAGGTGTATTTATCATCAATCCACTGCTCAAGGTATCTGTATATGATCAGTGCAAGGAAACAGGTAAGAAAGTGTGCTTTGATTCTAACATCATTCTTGAGGAACACCGGTCTTGCCTCGAAATCCGTCTTCATGATTCTGAAGCATTCTTCGATTTCCCAACGCCCTTCACTGACTTTCAGAATGTCGCCTACAGGATCATCAAGTAAGTCGGTGGAAACGGCGTATAGACCATCATAAAGAGATTCCTGTCCGACTTTGTCTGTATCAAGATAGTTGTGGATGTTTGCAACCTCTCCACTGTCTGTTACAGCCATCTTGCCTATAAAGCGGGCAGGATCATTAGGATTCTTTCTGTTCCTCTTAATCGATCCGGAGTCTATTAGCTTTTGGGCACGCTCCACCTGTGAATCGCGGACTGCTTTCTGGTACTTTGCGAACTTAGGGGAGTAGGTAACTATGAGACGCTGATGGAGCGTCTTTGGAGTATAAGGTTCTTCCTTGTAGTACAGGCCTGTATCGTCATCAGGAAGTTTTGATATATCTACAGGGGTGTCGTCCGATACACTTTTAAATCCTTTGCCATTCAGCGCCCATTCCTTGTCCTCGGCTTTAAGCTTCTTGATGGACTGGGTCACAATGAATGCTCTCTCGCCCATGTGATTATAGTTTCTTATCTTCTCAGAACCGAGGCCAGCATCGCTACAATATATAAATTTCTGACATCCGAATTCAGAAAGTACTTTTTCTTCAAGAGGCTTAAGCGAAGTCTGCTCGTTAGCATTTCCAGGAAACAATGAGAATGCCAGCGGTATGCCATCCCCATCCATAAACATGCCCATCTGGATGATTGGATTAGGGCGGTGCTCCTTGCTTTTTCCGTACTTCTTGTCGCCATCTTCCTGCTCAATCTCAAAGTAGTAATTAGTGCAGTCGTAGAAGAGAATCTTGTCGTTTCTCTTGCCTATGAGATGGCTGTTTTTATAGACTTCAGACTGAATAAAATCGCATTCATTTCCAAGAACATCCAGCGAACGATATATGTCATGAAGCTGATAGGAGGGCTTTTCCAGAAACTCAGAAGCCACTTTGAAAGAAGATCTTTTGCTTGAAGGTTCGAGAATTCTAGCGAAGATCATATCAGAAAGAATGGCGTTGATATCATACCTGAACTTGTATTTATCTCGAAGTTTTCTGCAGGTTTTATCTAATGCAAGAGAATAGTAAATGGACTGCAGAAACAGATATCCTCCTCGGTACATCACCTGCTGTTCATAATCAAGCTGTCTATTTGCGTGGAAGGTTATCTGGACAGATTTAGACTGTTGTTCCTCTTTGTATTTCAAAGTCTCGAGCCTTGCTTCTTCTCTAGCCCAGGCCATGACATCGTCTCTAGTGGGACCATGTTCCTTTATAAGTTCCTGTAACGTCCCGAGTTTTCTAATAATGGTTGAAGTACTGACACCTTTATCGTTGATATATCCTTTGGTGATATAAAAAGATTCGGCATTTTTAGATTTAGAAGTTGTAACTCGCATCTCAGCAATCCTCCATGCCTTATTATATCATACATTGCTATAAAATACCATATA encodes:
- a CDS encoding IS1634 family transposase, whose amino-acid sequence is MRVTTSKSKNAESFYITKGYINDKGVSTSTIIRKLGTLQELIKEHGPTRDDVMAWAREEARLETLKYKEEQQSKSVQITFHANRQLDYEQQVMYRGGYLFLQSIYYSLALDKTCRKLRDKYKFRYDINAILSDMIFARILEPSSKRSSFKVASEFLEKPSYQLHDIYRSLDVLGNECDFIQSEVYKNSHLIGKRNDKILFYDCTNYYFEIEQEDGDKKYGKSKEHRPNPIIQMGMFMDGDGIPLAFSLFPGNANEQTSLKPLEEKVLSEFGCQKFIYCSDAGLGSEKIRNYNHMGERAFIVTQSIKKLKAEDKEWALNGKGFKSVSDDTPVDISKLPDDDTGLYYKEEPYTPKTLHQRLIVTYSPKFAKYQKAVRDSQVERAQKLIDSGSIKRNRKNPNDPARFIGKMAVTDSGEVANIHNYLDTDKVGQESLYDGLYAVSTDLLDDPVGDILKVSEGRWEIEECFRIMKTDFEARPVFLKNDVRIKAHFLTCFLALIIYRYLEQWIDDKYTCDDILRTLKEMNFAGIKEQGFIPTYQRTKLTDNLHEVCGFRTDYEFITKSQMKTIQKKSKRR